In Ahaetulla prasina isolate Xishuangbanna chromosome 6, ASM2864084v1, whole genome shotgun sequence, a single window of DNA contains:
- the SCLY gene encoding selenocysteine lyase isoform X1, which produces MEESTLKMILVEQTMETNEKLNYNGKNNISSSRKIYMDYNATTPLAPEVIETVKEAMYEAWGNPSSSYEAGQRAKRIINEARENLAKMVGGPFQDIIFTSGGTEANNLVIHTAVKDFMKSSKQSTVATKESHEEKTLGSLPHIIISCIEHDSVRLPVEHLVKEQKAEATFVPVSKVTGRVEVDDVVAAIHPTTCLVSVMLANNETGVVMPISELSRQIEVINHKRKASGLPWILMHTDAAQMIGKGRVDVQDLGVDYLTIVGHKFYAPRIGALYVRGLGMNTPLHPMLFGGGQEWSFRPGTENTPMIAGLGKAAELVNENSELYEAHMRNVRDYLEERLETIFGSQNIHFNCRLEGSKRLCNTCNFSILGSGLQGWLVLSRCRTLLASVGAACHSEKGDQPSAVLLSCGIPYNVAQNAIRLSVGRDTSKEDVDLIVEDLKQAVTELQ; this is translated from the exons ATGGAAGAGTCCACCTTGAAGATGATACTAGTGGAACAAACAATGGAGACTAATGAGAAATTAAACtataatggaaaaaataatatcTCCTCAAGCAG gAAAATTTATATGGATTACAATGCAACCACCCCTCTGGCACCAGAAGTGATTGAGACAGTTAAAGAAGCCATGTATGAAGCATGGGGCAATCCTAGCAGTTCTTATGAAGCAG GTCAAAGAGCAAAGAGGATCATAAATGAAGCTCGTGAAAATCTGGCTAAAATGGTGGGAGGACCGTTCCAGGACATTATTTTCACTTCTGGAGGGACAGAA gCAAATAACTTAGTGATTCATACTGCAGTGAAGGATTTTATGAAAAGCAGCAAACAAAGTACTGTTGCAACAAAAGAAAGCCATGAAGAAAAGACTTTAGGGTCACTTCCACATATCATTATATCTTGCATTGAACATGATTCAGTTCGTCTCCCTGTAGAGCACCTAGTGAAGGAACAAAAAGCTG AAGCCACTTTCGTGCCAGTATCAAAGGTAACCGGGCGAGTGGAAGTAGATGATGTTGTTGCAGCAATCCATCCAACTACCTGCTTAGTTTCTGTAATGCTAGCAAATAATGAAACTGGGGTTGTAATG CCCATCTCAGAACTCAGTCGGCAGATTGAAGTTATCAACCACAAGAGAAAGGCCTCTGGTCTGCCATGGATCTTAATGCACACAGATGCAGCCCAGATGATTGGAAAGGGGCGAGTGGATGTCCAGGACTTGGGAGTAGATTACCTCACTATTGTAGGGCACAAG TTTTATGCCCCACGTATTGGAGCCTTGTATGTGCGAGGACTTGGTATGAACACTCCCCTTCATCCCATGCTGTTTGGAGGCGGGCAGGAATGGAGCTTTCGCCCAGG gACTGAGAATACTCCAATGATTGCTGGTCTTGGCAAG GCAGCTGAATTGGTGAATGAAAACTCTGAGCTATATGAAGCTCACATGAGGAATGTTCGGGATTATCTGGAAGAAAGGCTTGAA ACTATATTTGGAAGTCAAAATATCCATTTTAACTGTCGACTGGAAGGCTCTAAACGACTTTGCAACACCTGTAATTTTTCTATATTGGGCTCAGGTCTACAAG GTTGGCTGGTGCTCTCACGCTGTAGGACTTTGCTAGCCAGTGTTGGGGCAGCCTGCCACTCTGAAAAAGGTGACCA GCCCTCAGCTGTTCTGCTTAGCTGTGGAATTCCTTATAATGTTGCACAGAATGCCATACGCCTCAGTGTGGGCCGTGATACAAGCAAAGAAGATGTGGATCTGATTGTAGAAGATTTGAAACAGGCTGTGACTGAGTTACAGTAA
- the SCLY gene encoding selenocysteine lyase isoform X2, which produces MEESTLKMILVEQTMETNEKLNYNGKNNISSSRKIYMDYNATTPLAPEVIETVKEAMYEAWGNPSSSYEAGQRAKRIINEARENLAKMVGGPFQDIIFTSGGTEANNLVIHTAVKDFMKSSKQSTVATKESHEEKTLGSLPHIIISCIEHDSVRLPVEHLVKEQKAEATFVPVSKVTGRVEVDDVVAAIHPTTCLVSVMLANNETGVVMPISELSRQIEVINHKRKASGLPWILMHTDAAQMIGKGRVDVQDLGVDYLTIVGHKFYAPRIGALYVRGLGMNTPLHPMLFGGGQEWSFRPGTENTPMIAGLGKAAELVNENSELYEAHMRNVRDYLEERLETIFGSQNIHFNCRLEGSKRLCNTCNFSILGSGLQGWLVLSRCRTLLASVGAACHSEKGPQLFCLAVEFLIMLHRMPYASVWAVIQAKKMWI; this is translated from the exons ATGGAAGAGTCCACCTTGAAGATGATACTAGTGGAACAAACAATGGAGACTAATGAGAAATTAAACtataatggaaaaaataatatcTCCTCAAGCAG gAAAATTTATATGGATTACAATGCAACCACCCCTCTGGCACCAGAAGTGATTGAGACAGTTAAAGAAGCCATGTATGAAGCATGGGGCAATCCTAGCAGTTCTTATGAAGCAG GTCAAAGAGCAAAGAGGATCATAAATGAAGCTCGTGAAAATCTGGCTAAAATGGTGGGAGGACCGTTCCAGGACATTATTTTCACTTCTGGAGGGACAGAA gCAAATAACTTAGTGATTCATACTGCAGTGAAGGATTTTATGAAAAGCAGCAAACAAAGTACTGTTGCAACAAAAGAAAGCCATGAAGAAAAGACTTTAGGGTCACTTCCACATATCATTATATCTTGCATTGAACATGATTCAGTTCGTCTCCCTGTAGAGCACCTAGTGAAGGAACAAAAAGCTG AAGCCACTTTCGTGCCAGTATCAAAGGTAACCGGGCGAGTGGAAGTAGATGATGTTGTTGCAGCAATCCATCCAACTACCTGCTTAGTTTCTGTAATGCTAGCAAATAATGAAACTGGGGTTGTAATG CCCATCTCAGAACTCAGTCGGCAGATTGAAGTTATCAACCACAAGAGAAAGGCCTCTGGTCTGCCATGGATCTTAATGCACACAGATGCAGCCCAGATGATTGGAAAGGGGCGAGTGGATGTCCAGGACTTGGGAGTAGATTACCTCACTATTGTAGGGCACAAG TTTTATGCCCCACGTATTGGAGCCTTGTATGTGCGAGGACTTGGTATGAACACTCCCCTTCATCCCATGCTGTTTGGAGGCGGGCAGGAATGGAGCTTTCGCCCAGG gACTGAGAATACTCCAATGATTGCTGGTCTTGGCAAG GCAGCTGAATTGGTGAATGAAAACTCTGAGCTATATGAAGCTCACATGAGGAATGTTCGGGATTATCTGGAAGAAAGGCTTGAA ACTATATTTGGAAGTCAAAATATCCATTTTAACTGTCGACTGGAAGGCTCTAAACGACTTTGCAACACCTGTAATTTTTCTATATTGGGCTCAGGTCTACAAG GTTGGCTGGTGCTCTCACGCTGTAGGACTTTGCTAGCCAGTGTTGGGGCAGCCTGCCACTCTGAAAAAG GCCCTCAGCTGTTCTGCTTAGCTGTGGAATTCCTTATAATGTTGCACAGAATGCCATACGCCTCAGTGTGGGCCGTGATACAAGCAAAGAAGATGTGGATCTGA